The following are from one region of the Corylus avellana chromosome ca1, CavTom2PMs-1.0 genome:
- the LOC132179630 gene encoding endochitinase-like: protein MKMKISTALILSLAFLLGASAEQCGSQAGGAVCANGECCSKYGWCGTKGEYCGTECQSNCKAGGTPTPSATPSGSGNNVGSIISSALFDRMLRYRNDPRCKSNGFYTYNAFITAARSFSGFGTSGDVNTRKREIAAFLAQTSHETTGGWANAPDGPYTWGYCFVTENNKQDYCTPSTQWPCVPGKQFYGRGPIQLTHNYNYGQAGKAIRVDLLNNPDMVATDPVISFKTSIWFWMTPQGNKPSSHNVIIGKWTPSNADKSVGRVPGYGVITNIINGKIECGHGADSKVADRIGFYKRYCDILGVSYGDNLDCYNQKTFA from the exons ATGAAAATGAAGATCTCTACTGCCTTGATTCTCTCCTTGGCTTTCTTGCTTGGAGCCTCCGCAGAACAATGTGGAAGCCAGGCCGGCGGAGCCGTATGTGCCAATGGGGAATGTTGTAGCAAATATGGGTGGTGTGGCACCAAAGGAGAATATTGTGGGACTGAATGTCAGAGCAATTGTAAAGCTGGCGGAACTCCAACCCCGTCCGCCACTCCTAGCGGCAGCGGCAATAACGTCGGTAGCATCATCAGCTCCGCCCTTTTCGACCGGATGCTTAGATATCGCAACGATCCGCGATGTAAGAGTAATGGGTTCTACACGTACAATGCTTTCATTACTGCTGCACGATCTTTTAGCGGCTTCGGCACCAGTGGTGATGTTAATACACGTAAAAGGGAGATTGCAGCTTTCTTGGCTCAAACCTCTCATGAGACAACTG GAGGATGGGCAAATGCACCAGATGGCCCGTATACATGGGGTTATTGCTTTGTTACGGAAAACAACAAGCAAGACTACTGTACGCCGTCCACCCAGTGGCCGTGCGTTCCTGGCAAACAATTTTATGGCCGGGGACCGATTCAACTCACTCA CAACTACAATTATGGGCAAGCGGGTAAAGCGATTAGAGTTGATCTCCTAAACAATCCAGATATGGTAGCCACAGACCCAGTAATATCATTCAAGACATCCATATGGTTTTGGATGACCCCACAGGGAAACAAGCCGTCCAGCCACAATGTCATCATTGGAAAATGGACACCATCCAATGCGGACAAGTCAGTCGGTCGGGTTCCAGGCTATGGTGTGATCACCAACATAATCAATGGTAAGATCGAATGTGGGCATGGTGCTGATAGTAAAGTGGCTGATAGGATTGGATTTTACAAAAGGTACTGTGACATATTGGGAGTAAGCTACGGGGACAACCTAGACTGCTACAATCAGAAGACTTTTGCCTAA